In Arsenicicoccus sp. oral taxon 190, the following are encoded in one genomic region:
- a CDS encoding thiolase family protein, with amino-acid sequence MPRTLHEVVYVDGVRTPFGRAGEKGIYAQTRADDLVVACIRALVRRNPDLPPDRVGDVAVAATTQIGDQGLTLGRMASLLAGLPRTVPGYSVDRMCAGALTAVTTAAGSIAMGVNDVVVAGGVEHMGRHPMGEGVDPNPRIVSERLVDESALVMGQTAENLHDRYPGLTKERCDAFAVASQRKLAQAYADGKVQPDLVPVATRSVEQGWGLATADEPPRPGVTMADLAGLRTPFRPHGRVTAGNAAGLNDGATACLLASEGAATELGLPVRMRMLTYAFVGVEPEVMGWGPVPAAEKALAQAGLDIEDIGLFELNEAFAVQVLAFLEHFGIADDDERVNPWGGAIAVGHPLAASGVRLMSQLAAHFAERPQVRYGMTAMCIGIGMGASVIWENPHHPDYQPSGSTEETTR; translated from the coding sequence GTGCCCCGCACCCTGCACGAGGTCGTCTACGTCGACGGCGTCCGCACGCCGTTCGGCCGGGCCGGGGAAAAGGGCATCTACGCCCAGACCCGCGCCGACGACCTGGTCGTCGCCTGCATCCGCGCGCTCGTCCGCCGCAACCCCGACCTGCCGCCGGACCGCGTCGGTGACGTGGCCGTGGCGGCGACCACCCAGATCGGTGACCAGGGCCTGACCCTGGGCCGTATGGCGTCCCTGCTCGCCGGGCTCCCCCGCACCGTCCCCGGGTACTCCGTGGACCGGATGTGCGCGGGCGCCCTGACGGCGGTCACCACGGCCGCCGGGTCGATCGCCATGGGTGTCAACGACGTGGTCGTGGCCGGGGGCGTCGAGCACATGGGTCGGCACCCGATGGGCGAGGGTGTCGATCCCAACCCGCGCATCGTCAGCGAGCGCCTCGTGGACGAGTCGGCGCTGGTGATGGGCCAGACCGCCGAGAACCTCCACGACCGCTACCCCGGCCTCACCAAGGAGCGCTGCGACGCCTTCGCCGTCGCCTCCCAGCGCAAGCTGGCGCAGGCGTATGCCGACGGCAAGGTCCAGCCCGACCTCGTCCCCGTCGCCACGCGCTCGGTCGAGCAGGGTTGGGGCCTCGCCACCGCGGACGAGCCGCCGCGCCCCGGCGTCACCATGGCCGACCTGGCCGGTCTGCGGACCCCCTTCCGGCCTCACGGGAGGGTGACGGCCGGCAACGCGGCCGGTCTCAACGACGGCGCCACCGCCTGCCTCCTGGCGTCGGAGGGAGCGGCCACCGAGCTGGGGCTGCCCGTCCGGATGCGGATGCTGACCTACGCCTTCGTGGGCGTCGAGCCGGAGGTCATGGGCTGGGGGCCGGTCCCCGCGGCCGAGAAGGCGCTCGCCCAGGCCGGCCTCGACATCGAGGACATCGGTCTCTTCGAGCTCAACGAGGCCTTCGCCGTCCAGGTGCTGGCGTTCCTCGAGCACTTCGGCATCGCCGACGACGACGAGCGCGTCAACCCGTGGGGCGGCGCGATCGCCGTCGGTCACCCGCTCGCGGCGTCCGGGGTGCGGCTCATGTCGCAGCTGGCGGCGCACTTCGCCGAGCGCCCGCAGGTGCGCTACGGCATGACGGCGATGTGCATCGGCATCGGGATGGGCGCGTCCGTCATCTGGGAGAACCCGCACCACCCCGACTACCAGCCGTCCGGGAGCACCGAGGAGACGACGCGATGA
- a CDS encoding 3-hydroxyacyl-CoA dehydrogenase NAD-binding domain-containing protein — translation MSQSQSQSGPESQSRPGSQVQGDDAAVAALLDAFEGELVTHALPRDVDLPGGAGTLVLVTLDNGQDHTRPSTFGPRGLLELRAVLERCRERAAAGEIAAVAVTGKPFCFAVGADLSGIPQVTRRDQAVAMGRLGHEVFGMLSDLGVPSFAFVNGAAMGGGVEVALACDYRTMSSAVPAVALPEVFLGLVPGWGGCWMLPQLVGIRSALTVVVDNPLGNNRMLSGVQAARLGMADQLLEPADFLERSIAWAADVLAGAVTVERPEVDRDEARWDAAITAARGAVTQRTGGHARSAYVALDLLAAARTASRDEGFAAEDEALGDLVMSDELRAGLYAFDLVQKRAKRPAGAPDKALARPVTSVGVVGAGLMASQLALLLVRRLQVPVVMTDLDQQRVEQGVGYVHAELDALAAKGRLGADQVNRCKALVTGDTSKAAMADADLVIEAVFEEMSVKQQVWAEVEAVVSPECVLATNTSSLSITEMASQLRHPERVVGLHFFNPVAVMPLVEVVRGERTDDATLATAFAVGKKLKKTTVLCSDSPSFIVNRLLGRFMSDMGRIVDEGTPIEVADRGFAGIAPMPPFVLMGLVGPAIALHNGETLARAFPDRFRVSPALRRVVEAGKRGYYRQTEAGPVLDPEVLALQEQPTSPVVLTAEQVRERVLAGLAEEARIMLDEGVVAAPMDLDLAMITGAGFQLWNGGLTPLLDRSGTAETATGRRFLPRGVADVAR, via the coding sequence ATGAGCCAGAGCCAGAGCCAGAGCGGGCCCGAGAGCCAGAGCCGGCCCGGGAGCCAGGTCCAGGGCGACGACGCGGCGGTGGCGGCCCTGCTGGACGCCTTCGAGGGTGAGCTCGTCACCCACGCCCTGCCGCGCGACGTCGACCTGCCCGGCGGGGCCGGCACGCTGGTGCTCGTCACCCTCGACAACGGCCAGGACCACACCCGACCCAGCACCTTCGGGCCGCGTGGCCTGCTCGAGCTGCGGGCCGTGCTGGAGCGGTGCCGGGAGCGGGCCGCGGCCGGCGAGATCGCCGCGGTGGCGGTCACGGGCAAGCCGTTCTGCTTCGCCGTCGGCGCCGACCTGTCGGGGATCCCCCAGGTGACGCGCCGCGACCAGGCGGTCGCCATGGGTCGGCTGGGTCACGAGGTCTTCGGGATGCTCTCGGACCTCGGCGTCCCCTCCTTCGCCTTCGTCAACGGCGCCGCCATGGGAGGCGGCGTCGAGGTGGCGCTGGCCTGCGACTACCGCACCATGAGCAGCGCGGTGCCCGCCGTGGCGCTGCCGGAGGTGTTCCTCGGCCTGGTGCCCGGCTGGGGCGGCTGCTGGATGCTGCCTCAGCTCGTCGGGATCCGGAGCGCGCTCACGGTCGTCGTCGACAACCCCCTCGGCAACAACCGGATGCTCAGCGGCGTCCAGGCTGCCCGCCTCGGGATGGCCGACCAGCTGCTGGAGCCGGCCGACTTCCTCGAGCGCTCGATCGCCTGGGCGGCCGACGTGCTCGCCGGCGCCGTCACCGTCGAGCGTCCCGAGGTGGACCGCGACGAGGCCCGCTGGGACGCCGCGATCACGGCGGCCCGGGGCGCGGTGACCCAGCGCACCGGTGGGCACGCGCGCTCGGCATACGTAGCCCTGGATCTGCTCGCCGCGGCGCGCACGGCGAGCCGGGACGAGGGCTTCGCGGCCGAAGACGAGGCCCTCGGGGACCTGGTGATGAGCGACGAGCTGCGCGCCGGGCTCTACGCCTTCGACCTGGTGCAGAAGCGCGCCAAGCGTCCCGCGGGCGCCCCGGACAAGGCGCTCGCCCGGCCGGTCACCTCCGTCGGCGTCGTCGGGGCCGGGCTCATGGCCAGCCAGCTGGCGCTGCTCCTCGTCCGGCGGCTGCAGGTCCCCGTCGTCATGACCGACCTGGACCAGCAGCGCGTCGAGCAGGGCGTCGGCTACGTGCACGCCGAGCTGGACGCGCTCGCCGCCAAGGGGCGCCTCGGCGCCGACCAGGTCAACCGCTGCAAGGCCCTGGTCACCGGCGACACGTCCAAGGCCGCCATGGCGGACGCCGACCTCGTCATCGAGGCCGTCTTCGAGGAGATGTCGGTCAAGCAGCAGGTGTGGGCCGAGGTGGAGGCCGTGGTCTCCCCCGAGTGCGTCCTCGCGACCAACACCTCCTCGCTGTCCATCACCGAGATGGCCTCGCAGCTGCGCCACCCCGAGCGGGTCGTCGGGCTGCACTTCTTCAACCCGGTCGCGGTGATGCCGCTGGTGGAGGTCGTGCGGGGCGAGCGCACCGACGACGCGACGCTGGCCACGGCCTTCGCCGTCGGCAAGAAGCTCAAGAAGACGACCGTGCTCTGCTCGGACTCGCCGTCCTTCATCGTCAACCGGCTGCTCGGCCGTTTCATGTCCGACATGGGGCGGATCGTCGACGAGGGGACCCCGATCGAGGTGGCCGACCGCGGGTTCGCGGGCATCGCCCCAATGCCACCCTTCGTGCTCATGGGGCTGGTCGGGCCCGCGATCGCGCTGCACAACGGCGAGACCCTGGCGCGGGCCTTCCCGGACCGGTTCCGGGTGTCGCCCGCGCTGCGGCGCGTCGTCGAGGCCGGCAAGCGCGGGTACTACCGCCAGACCGAGGCCGGGCCGGTCCTGGACCCCGAGGTGCTCGCGCTGCAGGAGCAGCCGACGTCGCCGGTCGTCCTCACCGCCGAGCAGGTCCGCGAGCGGGTGCTCGCCGGGCTGGCCGAGGAGGCCCGGATCATGCTCGACGAGGGAGTCGTCGCCGCGCCGATGGACCTCGACCTGGCCATGATCACCGGGGCCGGCTTCCAGCTCTGGAACGGCGGTCTCACCCCGCTGCTCGACCGCTCCGGCACCGCCGAGACCGCCACCGGCCGACGCTTCCTGCCGCGCGGGGTGGCCGACGTGGCACGGTGA
- a CDS encoding UDP-N-acetylglucosamine 1-carboxyvinyltransferase: MTDGYLRRIGTLVHEARVRRGLTVRELAERVGMTETDIDRIEAGEHDLSLEVLAALGQELEAEFVSMGHSGPQHLRIEGGRRLTGSIEVRTSKNAAVATLCASLLNKGTTTLRNLAKIEEVNRILEVLDSIGVRTEWIDGGNDLRITPPERIDLAAMDEDAAKRTRTIIMFLGPLLHEFDTFSLPYAGGCDLGTRTVEPHMIALRHFGLSVEATQGAYHASVDADRWPTKAIVLTERGDTVTENVLMAAARYEGTTIIRNASPNYMVQDLCFFLEALGVQIEGVGTTTLTVRGVREIDQDVEYSPSEDPIEAMSLLAAAVVTSSEITIERVPIEFMEIELATLETMGMEYSLSEEYLSANGRTRLVDLTHVPGPLTAPSDKIHPLPFPGLNIDNLPFFALIAATADGRTMIHDWVYENRAIYLTELTRVGGNVQLLDPHRVMISGPTRWRPAEVVCPPALRPAVVVLLAMLAAPGTSVLRNVYVINRGYEDLAERLTALGAGVSVFRDI; this comes from the coding sequence ATGACTGATGGTTACCTGCGCCGCATCGGCACGCTCGTCCACGAGGCTCGCGTGCGCCGCGGCCTGACTGTCCGCGAGCTGGCCGAGAGGGTCGGGATGACCGAGACTGACATCGACCGGATCGAGGCCGGGGAGCACGACCTGAGCCTGGAGGTGCTGGCTGCGCTGGGTCAGGAGCTGGAGGCGGAGTTCGTCTCGATGGGCCACTCCGGCCCGCAGCACCTGCGCATCGAGGGCGGCCGCCGGCTCACCGGGTCGATCGAGGTCCGCACCTCCAAGAACGCCGCCGTCGCCACCCTGTGCGCCTCGCTGCTCAACAAGGGCACCACCACGCTGCGCAACCTCGCCAAGATCGAGGAGGTCAACCGCATCCTCGAGGTGCTCGACAGCATCGGCGTCCGCACCGAGTGGATCGACGGCGGCAACGACCTGCGCATCACCCCGCCCGAGCGCATCGACCTCGCCGCCATGGACGAGGACGCCGCCAAGCGCACCCGCACGATCATCATGTTCCTCGGGCCGCTGCTGCACGAGTTCGACACGTTCTCGCTGCCCTACGCCGGCGGCTGCGACCTCGGCACCCGCACCGTCGAGCCCCACATGATCGCGCTGCGTCACTTCGGGCTGTCCGTCGAGGCCACCCAGGGCGCCTACCACGCGAGCGTCGACGCCGACCGCTGGCCCACCAAGGCCATCGTGCTCACCGAGCGCGGCGACACCGTGACCGAGAACGTCCTGATGGCCGCCGCCCGCTACGAGGGCACCACGATCATCCGCAACGCCTCCCCCAACTACATGGTGCAGGACCTCTGCTTCTTCCTGGAGGCGCTCGGGGTGCAGATCGAGGGCGTGGGCACCACCACCCTCACCGTCCGTGGCGTCCGCGAGATCGACCAGGACGTGGAGTACTCCCCCTCGGAGGACCCGATCGAGGCGATGTCGCTGCTGGCCGCCGCGGTGGTGACCAGCTCGGAGATCACCATCGAGCGGGTGCCGATCGAGTTCATGGAGATCGAGCTGGCGACGCTGGAGACCATGGGGATGGAGTACTCCCTGTCCGAGGAGTACCTCTCGGCCAACGGCCGCACCCGCCTGGTCGACCTGACCCACGTCCCGGGGCCGCTGACGGCGCCCAGCGACAAGATCCACCCGCTGCCCTTCCCGGGGCTCAACATCGACAACCTGCCGTTCTTCGCCCTGATCGCGGCGACCGCCGACGGCCGCACGATGATCCACGACTGGGTCTACGAGAACCGCGCCATCTACCTCACCGAGCTGACCCGCGTCGGCGGCAACGTCCAGCTGCTGGACCCCCACCGGGTCATGATCAGCGGCCCCACCCGCTGGCGCCCGGCCGAGGTCGTGTGCCCGCCGGCGCTGCGTCCGGCCGTGGTGGTGCTGCTGGCGATGCTGGCCGCGCCGGGGACGTCGGTGCTGCGCAACGTCTACGTCATCAACCGCGGCTACGAGGACCTGGCCGAGCGGCTCACCGCGCTCGGCGCCGGCGTGTCGGTCTTCCGCGACATCTGA
- a CDS encoding DUF808 domain-containing protein, with protein MAGGLAALLDDIATMAKLAAASVDDVGAAAGRASAKAAGVVVDDTAVTPRYVTGFTPDRELPMIWRITLGSLRNKLLFILPAALLLSQFASWALTPLLMLGGAYLSFEGAEKIWEKVTGHGHDQDDATATMTGDEAERQMTSGAIRTDFILSSEIMVISLNEVAQEPFWTRAITLVIVAIVITVGVYGFVALIVKMDDIGLHLARRDSGLAQRVGNALVRAMPALLRGLAIVGTVAMLWVGGHILLVGLDTLGWHAPYGLVHHLEEAVHGATGPLGGVLGWLTNTVGSAIAGLLVGAVIVVVVHLVQRARRGGQEPAEHV; from the coding sequence GTGGCCGGTGGCCTCGCCGCCCTGCTGGACGACATCGCGACCATGGCCAAGCTGGCGGCCGCCTCCGTCGACGACGTGGGCGCGGCCGCCGGCCGGGCCAGCGCCAAGGCGGCCGGTGTCGTCGTCGACGACACGGCGGTGACCCCGCGCTACGTCACGGGCTTCACCCCCGACCGTGAGCTGCCGATGATCTGGCGGATCACCCTGGGGTCGTTGCGCAACAAGCTGCTCTTCATCCTCCCGGCCGCGCTGCTGCTCAGCCAGTTCGCGTCGTGGGCGCTCACCCCGCTGCTGATGCTGGGTGGGGCCTACCTGAGCTTCGAGGGCGCCGAGAAGATCTGGGAGAAGGTCACCGGCCACGGCCACGACCAGGACGACGCCACGGCCACGATGACCGGGGACGAGGCCGAGCGGCAGATGACCTCGGGGGCGATCCGCACCGACTTCATCCTGTCCTCGGAGATCATGGTCATCTCGCTCAACGAGGTGGCCCAGGAGCCGTTCTGGACCCGGGCGATCACCCTGGTCATCGTCGCGATCGTGATCACTGTGGGCGTCTACGGCTTCGTCGCGCTGATCGTCAAGATGGACGACATCGGGCTGCACCTGGCCCGCCGGGACTCCGGGCTGGCGCAGCGCGTCGGCAACGCCCTGGTCCGCGCCATGCCGGCGCTGCTGCGAGGCCTGGCGATCGTCGGGACGGTCGCGATGCTGTGGGTCGGTGGGCACATCCTGCTGGTCGGGCTGGACACCCTCGGCTGGCACGCCCCCTACGGCCTCGTGCACCACCTCGAGGAGGCCGTGCACGGGGCGACCGGCCCGCTGGGCGGCGTGCTCGGGTGGCTCACCAACACCGTCGGGTCCGCGATCGCCGGCCTGCTCGTGGGGGCCGTGATCGTGGTCGTCGTGCACCTCGTCCAGCGCGCCCGCCGCGGCGGGCAGGAGCCCGCCGAGCACGTATGA
- a CDS encoding LysR substrate-binding domain-containing protein yields MNLRDLEYLVALADERHFGRAAAASYVSQPTLSTQVKKLESELGVDLIERGSRQVLLTDAGEQVVRRARSILAQAQDIRDLARSARDPRAGRLRLGMFPTLGPYLLPHVVPELRRRFPELELLLTEAKTSELLSQLHAGALDVALVALPVPDESLHAQPLFREDFLLAVPSEHPLAAAAEQVTPGSLAGEDLLLLAEGHCLRDQALEVCQTTGAAEQAGFRATSLETLRHMVAAGVGSTLLPRLAVSPPASSTDGIVLREFAGQPPHRDIAAVWRRSSVQGPLLAEIAAVLADLPTGLVTPVPR; encoded by the coding sequence GTGAACCTGCGTGACCTGGAGTACCTCGTCGCCCTGGCCGACGAGCGGCACTTCGGGCGGGCCGCCGCGGCGAGCTATGTCAGCCAGCCGACCCTGTCCACGCAGGTCAAGAAGCTCGAGTCCGAGCTCGGCGTCGACCTCATCGAGCGCGGCTCGCGGCAGGTGCTGCTCACCGACGCCGGGGAGCAGGTCGTGCGCCGGGCCCGCTCGATCCTCGCGCAGGCCCAGGACATCCGCGACCTCGCCCGCTCCGCCCGGGACCCCCGGGCGGGGCGGCTGCGGCTCGGGATGTTCCCCACCCTCGGTCCCTACCTGCTGCCGCACGTGGTGCCCGAGCTGCGCCGCCGGTTCCCCGAGCTGGAGCTGCTGCTCACCGAGGCGAAGACCTCCGAGCTGCTGAGCCAGCTGCACGCCGGAGCCCTCGACGTCGCCCTGGTCGCGCTGCCCGTCCCCGACGAGAGCCTGCACGCGCAGCCGCTCTTCCGGGAGGACTTCCTGCTCGCCGTGCCGAGCGAGCACCCGCTGGCCGCGGCGGCGGAGCAGGTGACCCCTGGCTCGCTCGCCGGGGAGGACCTGCTGCTGCTGGCCGAGGGGCACTGCCTGCGCGACCAGGCGCTCGAGGTGTGCCAGACCACCGGCGCCGCCGAGCAGGCCGGCTTCCGCGCCACGAGCCTGGAGACGCTGCGGCACATGGTCGCCGCCGGCGTCGGCAGCACCCTGCTGCCCCGGCTGGCCGTCAGCCCGCCCGCGAGCAGCACCGACGGGATCGTGCTGCGGGAGTTCGCCGGTCAGCCGCCGCACCGCGACATCGCTGCCGTATGGCGCCGCTCGTCGGTGCAGGGCCCGCTGCTTGCCGAGATCGCGGCGGTGCTGGCCGACCTCCCGACGGGACTCGTCACCCCGGTGCCGCGGTAG
- the ahpF gene encoding alkyl hydroperoxide reductase subunit F, translating to MPVLDDSMTTQVKGLLANVKEPIELVASLDDRPKAEEMRQLLQELAALSDQVSLRTDGTADRRPSFRIERTGTDVGVEFAGIPLGHEFTSLVLALLQVGGHPVKEDAELIEQVQALEGEHEFVTYMSLSCQNCPTVVQALNAMAVLNPRIKHTAVEGSLFQDEIEEHGIKAVPTVYRDGELFESGRMTMADIVGRIDSGAADRATDRLNAKEPYEVLVVGSGPAGAAASIYTARKGIRTGLVGERFGGQVLDTMAIENFVSVPYTEGPRFADALKDHVGQYDVDVVTGPLATELVPADVEGGYHTVRFGNAELKARSVVLSTGARWRHMGVPGEEEYRNKGVTFCPHCDGPLFKGKRIAVIGGGNSGVEAAIDLAGVVGHVTLIEFLDVMRADQVLQDKLRSLPNVDVVLSARTTEVVGDGKQVTGLRYEDRTTGAAHELALEGIFVQIGLLPNTEWLRGAVELSDRGEVVVDEMGRTSVPGVLGAGDCTTVPYKQIVVAQGAGATAALSAFDHLIRTPAPASA from the coding sequence GTGCCCGTCCTCGACGACAGCATGACCACGCAGGTCAAGGGCCTGCTCGCCAACGTCAAGGAGCCCATCGAGCTGGTGGCGTCCCTCGACGACCGCCCCAAGGCCGAGGAGATGCGCCAGCTGCTCCAGGAGCTCGCGGCGCTGTCCGACCAGGTGAGCCTGCGCACCGACGGCACCGCCGACCGGCGCCCGTCCTTCCGCATCGAGCGCACCGGCACCGACGTCGGGGTGGAGTTCGCGGGCATCCCGCTGGGGCACGAGTTCACCTCCCTGGTGCTGGCGCTGCTGCAGGTCGGCGGCCACCCGGTCAAGGAGGACGCCGAGCTGATCGAGCAGGTCCAGGCGCTGGAGGGCGAGCACGAGTTCGTCACCTACATGTCGCTGTCGTGCCAGAACTGCCCGACCGTCGTGCAGGCGCTCAACGCGATGGCGGTGCTCAACCCCCGGATCAAGCACACCGCCGTCGAAGGCAGCCTCTTCCAGGACGAGATCGAGGAGCACGGCATCAAGGCCGTCCCGACCGTCTACCGCGACGGCGAGCTCTTCGAGTCCGGCCGGATGACCATGGCCGACATCGTGGGGCGCATCGACTCCGGCGCGGCGGACCGCGCCACGGACCGCCTCAACGCCAAGGAGCCCTACGAGGTCCTGGTCGTCGGCTCCGGCCCGGCGGGCGCCGCCGCGTCGATCTACACGGCCCGCAAGGGGATCCGCACCGGCCTGGTGGGGGAGCGCTTCGGCGGCCAGGTGCTCGACACCATGGCGATCGAGAACTTCGTGTCCGTCCCCTACACCGAGGGCCCCCGCTTCGCGGACGCCCTCAAGGACCACGTGGGCCAGTATGACGTCGACGTGGTCACCGGCCCCCTCGCAACCGAGCTGGTCCCCGCCGACGTCGAGGGCGGCTACCACACGGTCCGCTTCGGCAACGCCGAGCTGAAGGCCCGCTCCGTCGTGCTGTCCACCGGCGCGCGCTGGCGCCACATGGGCGTCCCCGGCGAGGAGGAGTACCGCAACAAGGGCGTCACCTTCTGCCCGCACTGCGACGGCCCCCTCTTCAAGGGCAAGCGCATCGCGGTGATCGGCGGCGGCAACTCCGGCGTCGAGGCCGCCATCGACCTGGCCGGGGTCGTCGGGCACGTCACGCTCATCGAGTTCCTCGACGTCATGCGCGCCGACCAGGTGCTGCAGGACAAGCTGCGCAGCCTGCCCAACGTCGACGTCGTCCTGTCCGCCCGCACCACCGAGGTCGTCGGCGACGGCAAGCAGGTCACCGGCCTGCGCTACGAGGACCGCACCACCGGCGCCGCCCACGAGCTCGCGCTGGAGGGCATCTTCGTGCAGATCGGGCTGCTGCCCAACACCGAGTGGCTCCGCGGCGCCGTCGAGCTGTCCGACCGCGGCGAGGTCGTCGTCGACGAGATGGGTCGCACCTCGGTGCCGGGCGTCCTCGGCGCCGGCGACTGCACCACCGTGCCCTACAAGCAGATCGTCGTCGCGCAGGGCGCCGGGGCCACCGCCGCGCTGTCCGCCTTCGACCACCTGATCCGCACCCCCGCGCCGGCCTCGGCGTGA
- the ahpC gene encoding alkyl hydroperoxide reductase subunit C: MNLMNTKILPFSTTAFKSGEFVDVSEKDVLGKWAIFFFYPADFTFVCPTELGDIADHYEELQKLGVEVFSVSTDTHFVHKAWHDTSETIKKIDYYMLGDANGVITNNFQNMREGAGLADRATFLIDPEGTIQFMEVTAEGIGRNATELVRKVKAAQYVAAHPGEVCPAKWEEGAEVLTPGLDLVGKI, from the coding sequence ATGAACCTCATGAACACCAAGATCCTCCCCTTCTCGACCACCGCCTTCAAGAGCGGCGAGTTCGTCGACGTGAGCGAGAAGGACGTCCTGGGCAAGTGGGCCATCTTCTTCTTCTACCCGGCCGACTTCACCTTCGTGTGCCCCACGGAGCTGGGTGACATCGCCGACCACTACGAGGAGCTGCAGAAGCTCGGCGTCGAGGTCTTCTCGGTCTCCACCGACACCCACTTCGTGCACAAGGCCTGGCACGACACCTCCGAGACGATCAAGAAGATCGACTACTACATGCTGGGCGACGCCAACGGCGTCATCACCAACAACTTCCAGAACATGCGCGAGGGCGCCGGGCTGGCCGACCGCGCCACCTTCCTGATCGACCCCGAGGGCACCATCCAGTTCATGGAGGTCACCGCCGAGGGCATCGGCCGCAACGCGACCGAGCTGGTCCGCAAGGTCAAGGCCGCGCAGTACGTCGCCGCCCACCCGGGCGAGGTCTGCCCCGCCAAGTGGGAGGAGGGCGCCGAGGTCCTCACCCCGGGCCTGGACCTCGTGGGCAAGATCTGA